In one Cronobacter dublinensis subsp. dublinensis LMG 23823 genomic region, the following are encoded:
- the hypF gene encoding carbamoyltransferase HypF produces MNLNGTILRIQGRVQGVGFRPFVWQLAQRLQLAGDVCNDGAGVEVRLTGGEGAFIAALWQHCPPLARIDSVSAAPFRWPQRPEAFSIRESGGGAMRTQITPDAATCPQCLRELNDPTDPRWRYPFINCTHCGPRFTIIRAMPYDRPNTAMAGFPLCARCSAQYRDPADRRFHAQPVACPDCGPQLRWVSGGRHAEKEAALQAATTALKAGQIVAIKGLGGFHLACDAQNPQAVARLRTRKQRPAKPLAVMLPVDTRLDDDIRARLATPAAPIVLVDNACLPPLCDLIAPGLNETGVMLPANPLQYLLMQGVECPLVMTSGNRSGEPPALTNAQALSQLGEIADGFLLHDRDILQRMDDSVMRQSGEMLRRARGFVPDALPLPPGVAPVPATLCLGADLKNTFCLARGSEAVLSQHLGDLGDTQTEAQWRQALALFREIYDVHPQQIVVDAHPGYRTTALGETMGLPVLHVLHHHAHIAACLAEHRWPCDAGPVVALALDGIGMGEQGTLWGGECLLVDYRRCERLGGLPAVALPGGDLAARQPWRNWLAQWQAFVPDWQTLPEAAGLLDKPWQPLVRAVARGINAPQASSAGRLFDAVAAMLGVAPRAQSYEGEAACRLEALARRHGAVAHSVTLSLSGGEFDMPAFWASLLAFDAPSGARAWAFHDALAGGLAALARLHANAHGITTIACGGGVLHNALLRERLAFYLHDFRLLLPQTLPAGDGAVAFGQAAIAAATFSSLTGMLSC; encoded by the coding sequence ATGAATCTGAACGGCACGATTTTACGCATCCAGGGCCGGGTGCAGGGGGTAGGATTTCGCCCCTTCGTCTGGCAACTGGCGCAGCGGTTACAACTCGCGGGCGACGTCTGCAACGACGGCGCTGGTGTGGAGGTGCGCCTCACCGGCGGCGAAGGGGCGTTTATCGCCGCGCTCTGGCAGCACTGTCCGCCGCTTGCGCGTATCGACAGCGTCAGCGCCGCGCCGTTTCGCTGGCCGCAACGGCCAGAGGCGTTTTCCATACGGGAAAGCGGCGGCGGGGCGATGCGTACGCAGATAACCCCGGACGCCGCCACCTGTCCGCAATGCCTGCGCGAACTCAACGACCCGACTGACCCCCGCTGGCGTTACCCGTTTATCAACTGTACCCACTGCGGCCCGCGCTTCACGATTATTCGCGCGATGCCCTACGACCGGCCCAACACCGCGATGGCGGGCTTCCCGCTCTGCGCGCGCTGTAGCGCGCAATACCGCGACCCGGCCGACCGGCGCTTTCACGCGCAGCCCGTGGCGTGCCCGGACTGCGGCCCGCAGCTGCGCTGGGTTAGCGGCGGGCGACATGCCGAAAAAGAGGCGGCCCTCCAGGCTGCCACCACCGCGCTAAAGGCCGGGCAGATTGTCGCCATCAAAGGCCTCGGCGGGTTTCATCTCGCCTGCGACGCACAAAACCCGCAGGCCGTGGCGCGCCTGCGCACGCGCAAACAGCGCCCGGCCAAACCGCTGGCGGTGATGCTGCCGGTGGACACCCGTCTTGATGACGATATTCGCGCGCGGCTCGCCACGCCCGCCGCGCCGATTGTGCTGGTGGATAACGCCTGTCTGCCGCCGCTGTGCGATCTTATCGCGCCGGGGCTCAATGAGACCGGCGTCATGCTGCCCGCGAACCCGCTGCAATACCTGCTGATGCAGGGCGTCGAATGCCCGCTGGTGATGACCTCCGGCAACCGCAGCGGCGAGCCGCCCGCGCTCACCAACGCCCAGGCGCTGTCGCAGCTGGGCGAAATTGCCGACGGCTTTTTGCTGCACGATCGCGACATTTTGCAGCGGATGGATGATTCGGTGATGCGCCAGAGCGGCGAGATGCTGCGCCGGGCGCGCGGTTTTGTCCCGGATGCCCTCCCGCTGCCGCCCGGCGTTGCGCCGGTGCCCGCCACGCTCTGCCTGGGCGCAGACCTGAAAAATACGTTTTGCCTCGCGCGCGGCAGCGAGGCGGTGCTGAGCCAGCATCTGGGCGATCTTGGCGACACGCAGACTGAAGCGCAGTGGCGACAGGCGCTGGCGCTGTTTCGCGAGATTTACGATGTTCACCCGCAGCAGATCGTAGTGGACGCGCACCCCGGCTACCGCACGACCGCGCTCGGCGAAACGATGGGCCTGCCGGTGCTCCACGTGCTGCATCACCACGCGCATATCGCCGCGTGCCTCGCCGAGCACCGCTGGCCTTGCGACGCCGGGCCGGTGGTTGCGCTGGCGCTCGACGGCATCGGCATGGGCGAGCAGGGCACGCTGTGGGGCGGCGAGTGTCTGCTGGTGGATTACCGGCGCTGCGAGCGGCTGGGCGGGCTGCCTGCCGTGGCGCTGCCGGGCGGCGACCTGGCGGCGCGCCAGCCGTGGCGAAACTGGCTGGCGCAGTGGCAGGCGTTCGTGCCCGACTGGCAGACGCTTCCTGAGGCCGCAGGGCTTCTTGATAAGCCCTGGCAGCCGCTGGTTCGTGCGGTGGCGCGGGGCATTAATGCGCCGCAGGCGTCCTCCGCGGGCCGCCTTTTCGACGCGGTCGCCGCCATGCTCGGCGTGGCGCCTCGCGCGCAAAGCTACGAAGGCGAGGCGGCGTGTCGTCTGGAGGCGCTGGCGCGCCGTCATGGCGCGGTCGCGCATAGTGTGACGTTGTCACTTAGCGGCGGCGAGTTTGATATGCCTGCCTTCTGGGCGAGCCTGCTGGCGTTCGACGCCCCCTCAGGCGCGCGCGCCTGGGCGTTTCATGATGCGCTCGCCGGTGGGCTGGCCGCACTCGCGCGTCTGCATGCGAACGCGCACGGCATCACGACAATCGCCTGCGGCGGTGGGGTGCTGCATAACGCGCTGCTGCGCGAGCGTCTGGCGTTTTACCTTCACGATTTCCGGCTGCTGCTGCCACAGACGTTGCCCGCGGGCGATGGCGCGGTGGCGTTCGGCCAGGCGGCGATCGCCGCCGCCACGTTTTCTTCACTTACAGGAATGTTGTCATGCTGA
- a CDS encoding HoxN/HupN/NixA family nickel/cobalt transporter: MLTQLLRLPARALALVAALGLANLAAWIWAFFAFHQSPALMAASLLAWGYGLRHAVDADHIAAIDTVTRKMMQQGKRPFGVGAWFSLGHSSIVVLASIAIAATAAAIKDDMAWFHEVGGVIGTTVSAVFLLAMALVNLVILRGIWQSFSRLKRGEPLSENADALAAGGPMSWLFRATFRLVSKSWHMYLVGFLFGLGFDTATEIGVLGISAAGASNGMSVWSILVFPALFTSGMALIDTLDNMVMVGAYGWAFSKPQRKLYYNMTITGTSVVVALVIGGLEALGLLMDKFGLTGGIWELVAGVNDNLGNAGFIVVGLFIACWALSLLNYRLKGYDALPAR, encoded by the coding sequence ATGCTGACTCAACTGCTTCGTCTTCCCGCGCGCGCGCTGGCTCTGGTGGCCGCGCTCGGCCTCGCTAACCTGGCCGCCTGGATCTGGGCGTTTTTCGCCTTCCATCAGAGCCCCGCGCTGATGGCCGCGAGCCTGCTCGCCTGGGGCTACGGCCTGCGCCACGCGGTTGACGCCGATCATATCGCCGCCATTGATACCGTCACGCGCAAAATGATGCAGCAGGGCAAACGCCCGTTCGGCGTCGGCGCGTGGTTTTCGCTCGGCCACTCCAGCATCGTGGTGCTGGCGTCCATCGCCATTGCTGCCACGGCGGCGGCCATAAAAGACGATATGGCCTGGTTTCACGAGGTGGGCGGCGTTATCGGCACCACCGTCTCGGCGGTGTTTTTGCTGGCGATGGCGCTGGTGAATCTGGTCATCCTGCGCGGCATCTGGCAGAGCTTCAGCAGGCTGAAACGCGGCGAGCCGCTCAGCGAAAACGCCGACGCGCTCGCGGCGGGCGGCCCGATGAGCTGGCTGTTTCGCGCCACCTTCCGCCTGGTGAGCAAAAGCTGGCATATGTACCTGGTCGGCTTTCTGTTCGGTCTCGGGTTTGATACCGCCACAGAAATTGGCGTGCTCGGGATCTCGGCGGCGGGCGCGTCAAACGGCATGTCGGTCTGGTCGATTCTGGTCTTCCCGGCGCTGTTTACCAGCGGGATGGCGCTTATCGACACCCTCGACAATATGGTGATGGTCGGCGCTTACGGCTGGGCTTTCAGCAAGCCGCAGCGCAAGCTCTACTACAACATGACTATCACGGGCACCTCCGTCGTGGTGGCGCTGGTGATTGGCGGTCTTGAGGCGCTGGGGCTGCTGATGGATAAATTCGGCCTCACCGGTGGCATCTGGGAGCTGGTGGCGGGCGTGAATGACAATCTCGGCAACGCCGGGTTCATCGTGGTCGGCCTGTTTATCGCCTGCTGGGCGCTCTCTTTGCTGAACTATCGCCTTAAAGGCTACGACGCGCTGCCCGCGCGCTAA
- the fdhF gene encoding formate dehydrogenase subunit alpha has product MKKVVTVCPYCASGCKINLIVDNGKVVKAEAAMGKTNQGDLCLKGYYGWDFINDTQILTPRLKTPMIRRERGGRLEAVSWDEALDYVAQRLGDIKANYGPDAIMTTGSSRGTGNETNYVMQKFARAVIGTNNVDCCARVUHGPSVAGLHQSVGNGAMSNSITGIENTDLVFVFGYNPADSHPIVANRVIKAKKNGAKIIVCDPRKIETARIADMHLALKNGSNIALLNAMGHVIIEEDLWDHAFVSARTEGFEEYRKIVEGYTPESVEAITGVSAAQIREAARLYAQAKSAAILWGMGVTQFYQGVETVRSLTSLALLTGNLGKPSAGVNPVRGQNNVQGACDMGALPDTYPGYQYVNNPAHREKFARAWGVESLPAHTGYRISELPHRVGHGEVRAAYIMGEDPLQTDAELSAVRQAFASLDLVIVQDIFMTKTAAAADVILPSTSWGEHEGVYTAADRGFQRFFKAVEPKWDLKTDWQIISAIATRMGYPMHYDNTQQIWDELRALCPDFYGATYEKMGELGYIQWPCRDESDADQGTDYLFEKEFSTPNGLGQFFTCNWAPPLDRVNDDYPLVLSTVREVGHYSCRSMTGNCAALAALADEPGYAQINSADARRLGIEDEALVWVVSRKGKVITRAQVSDRPNQGAVYMTYQWWIGACNELVAENLSPITKTPEYKYCAVRVEPIREQRAAEQYVIDEYNALKARLRESARG; this is encoded by the coding sequence ATGAAGAAAGTCGTCACGGTATGCCCCTATTGCGCGTCGGGTTGCAAAATCAACCTGATCGTCGATAACGGCAAAGTCGTTAAGGCGGAAGCGGCAATGGGCAAAACCAATCAGGGGGACTTATGCCTGAAGGGCTATTACGGCTGGGATTTTATCAATGATACCCAGATCCTCACGCCGCGGCTGAAAACGCCGATGATCCGCCGCGAGCGGGGCGGCAGGCTGGAGGCGGTGTCGTGGGACGAGGCGCTCGATTATGTGGCGCAGCGGCTTGGCGATATCAAAGCGAACTATGGCCCGGACGCGATCATGACGACAGGCTCGTCACGCGGCACCGGTAATGAAACCAACTACGTGATGCAAAAATTTGCCCGCGCGGTGATCGGCACCAATAACGTCGATTGCTGCGCGCGCGTCTGACACGGCCCCTCGGTTGCAGGTCTGCACCAGTCGGTCGGTAACGGCGCCATGAGCAACTCCATCACTGGCATTGAAAATACCGATTTAGTGTTTGTCTTCGGATATAACCCCGCGGATTCACATCCGATCGTCGCCAATCGCGTGATTAAAGCGAAGAAAAACGGCGCGAAAATTATCGTCTGCGATCCGCGTAAAATCGAAACCGCGCGCATTGCGGATATGCATCTGGCGCTGAAAAACGGCTCCAATATCGCGCTCCTGAACGCGATGGGCCACGTCATTATCGAAGAAGATCTCTGGGACCACGCCTTTGTCAGCGCCCGTACCGAAGGTTTTGAGGAGTATCGCAAGATAGTCGAAGGCTATACGCCGGAGTCGGTAGAAGCGATAACCGGCGTCAGCGCGGCGCAGATCCGTGAAGCCGCCCGGCTTTACGCCCAGGCAAAAAGCGCGGCGATCCTCTGGGGGATGGGCGTTACGCAGTTTTACCAGGGCGTCGAGACGGTGCGGTCGCTCACAAGCCTGGCGCTGCTCACCGGCAACCTCGGCAAACCGAGCGCGGGCGTCAACCCGGTGCGCGGGCAGAACAACGTGCAGGGCGCGTGCGATATGGGCGCGCTGCCGGATACGTACCCAGGCTATCAGTATGTGAACAACCCGGCGCACCGCGAGAAATTCGCCCGCGCCTGGGGCGTAGAATCGCTGCCTGCGCATACCGGCTATCGCATCAGCGAGCTGCCGCACCGCGTGGGGCATGGCGAAGTGCGCGCGGCGTACATTATGGGCGAAGATCCGTTGCAGACCGACGCCGAGCTGTCGGCGGTGCGTCAGGCGTTTGCGAGCCTGGACCTGGTTATCGTGCAGGATATCTTTATGACCAAAACCGCGGCGGCGGCGGATGTGATTTTACCGTCCACCTCGTGGGGCGAGCATGAAGGGGTCTATACGGCGGCGGATCGCGGCTTTCAGCGCTTCTTTAAAGCGGTGGAGCCGAAGTGGGATTTGAAAACCGACTGGCAAATAATCAGCGCCATTGCCACCCGCATGGGATATCCGATGCATTACGACAATACGCAGCAGATCTGGGACGAGCTGCGCGCGCTGTGCCCGGATTTCTACGGTGCGACCTACGAGAAAATGGGTGAGCTCGGCTACATTCAGTGGCCGTGTCGTGATGAATCGGACGCCGATCAGGGCACCGATTATCTGTTTGAGAAGGAATTTTCCACGCCGAACGGCCTCGGACAGTTCTTCACCTGCAACTGGGCACCGCCGCTCGACCGGGTGAACGACGACTACCCGCTGGTGCTCTCTACCGTGCGCGAAGTGGGGCACTACTCGTGCCGCTCAATGACCGGCAACTGCGCCGCGCTCGCCGCGCTCGCCGACGAACCGGGCTACGCGCAAATCAACAGCGCCGACGCCAGACGGCTCGGCATTGAAGACGAGGCGCTGGTCTGGGTGGTGTCGCGCAAAGGTAAAGTCATTACCCGCGCGCAGGTCAGCGACAGGCCGAACCAGGGCGCGGTCTACATGACCTACCAGTGGTGGATTGGCGCCTGTAACGAGCTGGTGGCGGAAAACTTAAGCCCCATCACCAAAACGCCGGAGTACAAATACTGCGCCGTGCGCGTCGAGCCGATTCGCGAACAGCGGGCCGCCGAGCAGTATGTGATTGACGAGTACAATGCGCTGAAAGCCCGGCTGCGGGAATCCGCGCGAGGATAA
- a CDS encoding LysR family transcriptional regulator, translated as MNEPDLNLLFALDVLLTEKSVAVAARRLGLSASAMSRTLGRLRDATGDALLVRAGRQMVLTPYAQAIRERTQSAVFEARAVLRPAPQAFAIASHQQTFTLRANDGFVEAFGPHLIVSAARIAPGVRLRFAPKPAKTDRPLREGDADLEIGVPGEMGPEIRLQRLFQDRFVGVVREAHPLAARPDVTAQDYVAWPHVVASRRGLLTGPVDEGLATLGLARTVAAVVSGFPAALAVARASDLVALVPASFLINLPPAPGIAWFDLPVPTRPITVSQMWHPRSEADPAHRWLRQFVLAECRALMPQG; from the coding sequence ATGAATGAACCGGATCTCAACCTGCTGTTCGCGCTGGATGTATTGCTTACCGAGAAAAGCGTGGCGGTGGCCGCGCGGCGGCTCGGCTTAAGCGCCTCGGCGATGAGTCGCACGCTGGGCCGCCTGCGCGACGCCACCGGCGACGCGCTGCTGGTGCGCGCCGGACGCCAGATGGTGCTCACCCCTTACGCGCAGGCCATCCGTGAGCGCACGCAGAGCGCGGTGTTCGAAGCCCGCGCCGTGCTGCGCCCCGCGCCGCAGGCGTTTGCTATCGCCAGCCACCAGCAGACCTTTACGCTTCGCGCCAATGACGGCTTTGTGGAGGCGTTCGGCCCGCATCTTATCGTCAGCGCCGCGCGTATCGCGCCCGGCGTGCGTCTGCGTTTCGCGCCGAAGCCGGCCAAAACAGACCGGCCACTACGCGAAGGCGACGCGGATCTGGAAATCGGCGTGCCGGGCGAGATGGGGCCGGAAATCCGGCTGCAACGGCTGTTCCAGGACCGTTTTGTAGGCGTGGTGAGGGAGGCGCATCCGCTGGCCGCGCGCCCGGACGTGACGGCGCAGGACTATGTCGCCTGGCCGCACGTGGTGGCCTCGCGGCGCGGGCTGCTCACCGGGCCGGTGGATGAAGGCCTTGCGACGCTCGGCCTTGCGCGCACCGTCGCCGCCGTGGTGTCGGGGTTTCCGGCGGCGCTGGCGGTCGCGCGCGCAAGTGACCTGGTGGCGCTGGTGCCCGCGTCGTTTCTGATAAACCTGCCGCCCGCACCCGGCATCGCGTGGTTTGACCTGCCGGTGCCGACCCGCCCTATCACGGTATCGCAGATGTGGCATCCGCGCTCAGAGGCCGACCCGGCGCACCGCTGGCTGCGACAGTTTGTGCTCGCCGAATGCCGCGCGCTGATGCCGCAGGGCTGA
- a CDS encoding MFS transporter — protein MTLFSSLPGDEGLPGRERALAMTAVMTSTTMAVFDGAMVNIALPDIARELQVSAADAVWVANGYLLAAAMTLAIFAALAGRLGFRTLFAAGVGLFTLASLGCALADSLGMLVAMRFLQGIGGAATLSIAPAILRTIFPNRLLGRILGMNALLIATSTAVAPVLGGALLAWLGWPWLFAINLAPGALALWLTLRTLPQARRPARGPFDVSGALLSALMLGAAVMAPDAVSLSATLGWAALAALSGAALVWRLKRAPEPLLPPQLFASPRFTLAALTSLASFISQGMTFVALPFLFQSVYGYSALNAALLFTAWPVGIMLVAPHAGRLADRHAPSLIATVGLAVFVAGLVALALLPAHASAWDISLRGLLCGTGFGIFQSPNNREMLANASREHSGYASGVLAIMRMFGQCVGAALVGVIFALGAPGTDALAQASGVRLALWVAALASLLALGFSLSRLRRG, from the coding sequence ATGACGCTTTTTTCGAGCCTGCCCGGCGATGAAGGGCTGCCGGGGCGCGAGCGCGCGCTGGCGATGACGGCGGTGATGACCAGCACGACGATGGCCGTGTTTGACGGCGCGATGGTGAATATCGCGCTGCCGGATATCGCGCGTGAATTACAGGTGAGCGCGGCGGACGCCGTGTGGGTGGCGAACGGTTATCTGCTCGCGGCGGCCATGACGCTCGCGATTTTCGCAGCGCTGGCGGGAAGGCTTGGCTTTCGTACGCTGTTCGCCGCAGGCGTGGGGCTGTTTACGCTGGCCTCGCTCGGCTGCGCGCTGGCCGATTCGCTCGGGATGCTGGTGGCGATGCGCTTTTTGCAGGGGATTGGCGGGGCGGCGACGCTCAGCATCGCGCCAGCTATCCTGCGCACTATTTTCCCCAACCGGCTGCTGGGGCGCATTCTTGGAATGAACGCGCTGCTTATCGCCACCAGCACGGCGGTTGCGCCGGTGCTCGGCGGCGCGCTGCTGGCCTGGCTCGGCTGGCCGTGGCTGTTTGCCATTAATCTCGCGCCGGGGGCGCTCGCGCTGTGGCTGACGCTTCGCACGCTCCCGCAGGCCCGTCGCCCGGCGCGCGGGCCGTTTGACGTGTCGGGCGCGCTGCTTTCAGCCCTGATGCTGGGCGCGGCAGTGATGGCGCCGGACGCCGTCTCGCTGTCCGCCACGCTCGGCTGGGCCGCGCTGGCGGCGCTTTCGGGCGCGGCGCTGGTCTGGCGTCTTAAGCGTGCGCCGGAGCCGCTTTTGCCGCCGCAGCTTTTCGCCAGCCCCCGCTTTACCCTTGCGGCGCTCACCTCGCTGGCGTCGTTTATCAGTCAGGGAATGACCTTTGTGGCGCTGCCGTTTCTGTTTCAGAGCGTGTATGGCTACAGCGCGCTGAACGCGGCGCTGCTGTTCACCGCCTGGCCGGTGGGTATTATGCTGGTCGCGCCGCATGCCGGACGACTCGCCGATCGCCACGCGCCGTCGCTTATCGCCACCGTCGGGCTCGCGGTCTTTGTGGCGGGGCTCGTGGCGCTGGCGCTGCTGCCTGCTCACGCGAGCGCATGGGATATCAGCCTGCGCGGCTTACTGTGCGGAACGGGCTTTGGCATTTTTCAGAGCCCCAATAACCGCGAGATGCTGGCGAACGCCTCGCGCGAGCACAGCGGCTACGCCTCCGGCGTACTGGCGATTATGCGCATGTTCGGGCAGTGCGTGGGGGCGGCGCTGGTGGGGGTGATTTTCGCCCTCGGCGCGCCCGGCACTGACGCGCTGGCGCAGGCCTCTGGCGTCCGGCTCGCGCTGTGGGTCGCGGCTCTCGCATCGCTGCTGGCGCTCGGCTTTAGTCTGAGTCGGTTGCGGCGCGGATAG
- the iraP gene encoding anti-adapter protein IraP, translated as MNNVIYSMIAKISKMDAEAKILTAQVEAQALLLSAMLMTIGKNGGMEEMVEGVKKAINAALDAEDNPLKSDTELLLAQFNELLSVACLLDKEKPELDVDALRKLSSSLTSEKKF; from the coding sequence ATGAATAATGTGATTTACAGCATGATTGCCAAAATTTCGAAAATGGATGCGGAAGCGAAAATTCTGACGGCTCAGGTGGAAGCGCAGGCGTTATTGTTAAGCGCCATGCTAATGACCATCGGCAAGAACGGCGGCATGGAAGAAATGGTTGAAGGGGTCAAAAAAGCGATTAACGCGGCGCTGGATGCGGAAGATAATCCGTTAAAATCGGATACGGAATTATTACTCGCGCAGTTTAATGAACTACTTTCTGTCGCCTGCCTTCTCGATAAAGAGAAACCGGAACTGGATGTCGACGCCTTGCGTAAACTCTCATCGTCGCTGACCAGCGAGAAGAAATTCTGA
- a CDS encoding GFA family protein, with protein sequence MNKMNGQCHCGAVKFTVELTDGLNTARRCNCSYCRMRGAITVSAPLNGITVLEGKEKLTEYRFNTRQAAHYFCQVCGIYTFHQRRSNPDQYGVNVACLDGISPFDFPEITVTEGIHHPNDGGGGVAGYLRYTPATPDE encoded by the coding sequence ATGAATAAAATGAATGGCCAGTGTCACTGCGGTGCCGTGAAATTTACCGTGGAATTAACGGACGGGCTGAATACCGCCCGGCGCTGCAACTGCTCTTATTGCCGGATGCGCGGCGCCATTACGGTGTCGGCGCCGCTAAACGGTATTACCGTGCTGGAAGGTAAGGAAAAACTGACGGAGTATCGCTTTAATACCCGCCAGGCGGCGCACTATTTCTGCCAGGTCTGCGGCATTTATACCTTCCACCAGCGGCGCTCGAATCCGGATCAGTATGGCGTGAATGTCGCATGCCTCGACGGTATTTCACCTTTTGATTTTCCTGAAATCACCGTGACCGAAGGCATCCACCATCCTAATGATGGCGGTGGCGGCGTGGCGGGCTATTTACGTTATACGCCCGCCACGCCGGACGAGTAA
- a CDS encoding MBL fold metallo-hydrolase → MNRPAFPSRQIGEFQVTALSDGTMPVSLDLLAGISPAGAEALQRDAGIARPDEILINGYLIRGQGRVMLVDAGTGGLNQAGGELLAALRALGVAPHEVDTILLTHGHPDHLGGLLDRQGAPVYPRAALWLHPLEAAFWRDDARLRAANERVQRAISLARRTLEGYAPRLRFITDEAVIAEGIRPVWLPGHTPGHTGFRLDSGGESLLIWGDIVHFPSVQSAHPTVSIAFDHDPAQAAATRQTVLAQAAREQLMVAGMHLGAPGFAYVRDTADGYRLDYAER, encoded by the coding sequence ATGAACCGTCCCGCTTTTCCCTCACGCCAGATTGGCGAATTCCAGGTCACTGCGCTCAGCGACGGCACGATGCCGGTAAGCCTCGATCTGTTAGCGGGCATCTCGCCTGCCGGTGCCGAGGCGCTCCAGCGCGACGCTGGCATCGCCAGGCCCGACGAGATCCTCATCAATGGTTATCTGATTCGTGGTCAGGGACGCGTCATGCTGGTCGATGCCGGTACCGGCGGGCTAAACCAGGCAGGCGGAGAACTACTCGCCGCCCTGCGCGCGCTTGGCGTAGCGCCGCACGAGGTGGATACGATTTTACTGACCCACGGCCACCCCGATCATCTCGGCGGCCTGCTGGACCGCCAGGGCGCGCCGGTCTACCCGCGCGCCGCGCTCTGGCTGCACCCTTTGGAAGCCGCATTCTGGCGCGACGACGCGCGCTTGCGTGCCGCGAATGAGCGGGTACAGCGCGCGATATCGCTTGCCCGCCGCACGCTTGAGGGGTACGCGCCGCGCCTGCGTTTTATCACCGACGAGGCCGTCATCGCAGAGGGTATCCGCCCGGTCTGGCTGCCGGGCCATACGCCAGGCCACACCGGGTTTCGCCTCGATTCAGGCGGTGAAAGCCTGCTTATCTGGGGCGATATCGTGCACTTCCCGTCTGTCCAGTCCGCGCACCCGACGGTTTCCATCGCCTTTGACCACGATCCGGCGCAGGCCGCCGCCACCCGCCAGACCGTGCTGGCGCAGGCCGCCCGCGAACAGCTCATGGTGGCGGGAATGCACCTTGGCGCGCCAGGGTTTGCATACGTGCGCGACACTGCCGACGGCTATCGCCTCGACTATGCCGAACGCTGA
- a CDS encoding LysR substrate-binding domain-containing protein has protein sequence MRRKIPGSASLQAFEAAARHGNFARAAQELALTEGAISRQIAKLEALLGCKLFDRTGSRVRLNPAGARYAHRVRETLERLERDTQYLMGLPEGGRSLEIAALPTFTSRWLIPRLGRFSARHPDITLNIAARTDPFILSGSGFDAALHFDSPAWAGMRVTRLYEERLVPVCHPALVKEGGSHAALNRLPRIQRRQNPDAWQRWAQETGTHLDNPAQGARYDLHEMAIAAALAGQGVALVPQGYVEEELARGALVAPWPGTAAISKTFCLIKPVESGVNDAALEAFEAWLRDEIPAQHTEKSAAGGGDRRR, from the coding sequence GTGCGCAGAAAAATCCCCGGCAGCGCGTCGCTGCAGGCGTTCGAGGCGGCCGCGCGCCACGGTAATTTCGCCCGTGCGGCGCAGGAGCTGGCGCTGACGGAAGGCGCCATCAGCCGCCAGATTGCGAAGCTTGAAGCGCTGCTCGGCTGCAAACTGTTCGACCGCACCGGCAGCCGCGTCAGGCTGAATCCGGCGGGCGCGCGCTACGCCCACCGCGTGCGCGAAACGCTGGAGCGGCTTGAGCGCGACACCCAGTATCTGATGGGTCTGCCAGAAGGGGGCCGGAGCCTGGAGATAGCCGCGCTGCCCACCTTCACCAGCCGCTGGCTTATCCCGCGACTCGGGCGTTTCTCTGCCCGCCACCCCGACATCACGCTGAATATCGCCGCGCGCACCGATCCGTTTATCCTGAGCGGCAGCGGTTTTGACGCCGCGCTGCATTTTGACAGCCCCGCCTGGGCCGGAATGCGCGTCACCAGGCTCTATGAAGAGCGGCTGGTGCCGGTGTGCCACCCGGCGCTGGTGAAAGAAGGGGGGAGTCACGCTGCGTTAAACCGCCTGCCGCGCATCCAGCGCCGCCAGAACCCTGACGCGTGGCAGCGCTGGGCGCAGGAGACCGGTACGCATCTCGATAACCCGGCGCAGGGCGCGCGCTACGATCTGCATGAGATGGCGATTGCCGCCGCGCTTGCCGGGCAGGGCGTGGCGCTGGTGCCGCAGGGGTATGTGGAAGAGGAACTGGCGCGCGGCGCGCTGGTGGCGCCCTGGCCGGGAACCGCCGCGATTAGCAAAACGTTTTGTCTGATAAAACCTGTGGAGAGCGGCGTTAACGATGCCGCGCTTGAAGCGTTTGAAGCCTGGTTGCGGGACGAGATCCCGGCGCAACACACAGAAAAAAGCGCCGCCGGTGGGGGAGACCGGCGGCGGTGA